The sequence below is a genomic window from Sinorhizobium terangae.
ATCAGCACCTTGCAGCCCGCCTCGACCAGCCGTTCGGCAACCACGAGATCATCGGTTGTATAGGGGAAGACGTCGAACCCTTCGCCGGCAAGGATGCGCGCCGCCTCGACGAGCCCGAACACGTCCGGCTGAAGCGTATCGTGATGGCCGATGACCTCGAGCTTGATCCAGTTCGTCGAAAAGACCTCGCGCGCCATCTTCGCCGTCAGCACCGCTTCCGACACTGTGTGGCAGCCGGCGGTGTTCGGCAGGACGCGCACGCCGAGTTCGCGGATGAGTTCTAAGAAGGCGCCGCCCTGTCGGCCGCCGGCCGTTTCACGGCGGAGCGATACCGTGACGACCTCGGTGCCCGCCTGCCGAACGGCATCGGCGAGGATGGCGGGGGAGGGGTATCGCGCCGTTCCAAGCAGCATGCGCGAGCTGAGCTCCTGTCCGTATAATGTCAGCATCTTCAGCCTCCCTTCATCGGCGAGAGAATTTCGATCCGGTCGCGATCATTGAGCCGGCGGTTTGCCCGATCGGTTCGGTGAACCAATTCGCCATTGACGGCGGTTGCGAGCCAGTCCCCTTCGAAATCGAGCTGCGTCAGAAGCTCGGAAAGCGTGGCGGCGGAGACGTCCTGTTCTTCGCCATTGACGATCAG
It includes:
- a CDS encoding thiazole synthase, producing the protein MLTLYGQELSSRMLLGTARYPSPAILADAVRQAGTEVVTVSLRRETAGGRQGGAFLELIRELGVRVLPNTAGCHTVSEAVLTAKMAREVFSTNWIKLEVIGHHDTLQPDVFGLVEAARILAGEGFDVFPYTTDDLVVAERLVEAGCKVLMPWCAPIGSAMGPQNIAALRTMRAHFPDMPLIVDAGIGRPSHATTVMELGYDAVLLNTAVAGAGNPALMAAAFAKAIDAGRAAFEAGMLEPRDMAVPSTPVIGKAVFS
- the thiS gene encoding sulfur carrier protein ThiS — encoded protein: MRLIVNGEEQDVSAATLSELLTQLDFEGDWLATAVNGELVHRTDRANRRLNDRDRIEILSPMKGG